The Aquila chrysaetos chrysaetos chromosome 7, bAquChr1.4, whole genome shotgun sequence DNA segment ACTACCAACCACCTTGGCCTGGTGGTACCCTGCCATCATCCACTGTGGGAGCTCAGTGCTGCTGATTTTGGAGCCTCCAGCAAGATGCTGTGGCACCCAGTCCTCAGTCCAGTGATCTACCATTCAAATCTGCCAGCCTGCCATCTGCAGCATCTCTACCATAGGTTTCTAACCCTTTTGTCAAGGCTAGCTAAGCCTCAGAGACTTTGAAGCTCGCTTTGACTTTCAGGTCACTCTTTATGTTCACATAGTTCAGCCCTCTCTGGGCAGAGAACACAACCCACatcaaaatccattttccatCTCGTGACAGGTTGCTAAAATTTGGGATGTCAGGTAGAGCCCGGTATTATTTACTGCAAGAGAGATAGCCAAGCTGAAACAAGTTCCTGATACAGAATTTTTCCAGCTGAGGCCAAACTGTGACCTGAACGAAAAGTTCAACTTTTGGGAAGAAGCTAGCAAAAGTTCTGGCTGAGGTCTGTCCCTCATGCTGTGAAATATCAGTCAGGAGAACGCTAGGGTTATTTCTAGCTGGGCCAACATAGCGAATTGCGTTTTCGCAGGGGGTGTTGCTAGAACAAACAAGCAAGATACTCTGTAGTAAAAACGCTTTTAGTAACATGTTGACCACGTTATGTTTCTTGTCTCCTTCTTTCAGGCTTGGTTGAAGAGGGAAGCCTCTATGTCTTTAAGGAGGAGCGGTTGATTGAATTTGACGGGGAGCTGGCCACGGATGTCTTGGTGGAATTCCTCTTGGACGTAAGTACAGATAAGCTTAGAGCTAGATAAAGCCTCTCAGCGAAGACCTTGCAAATACTCACTTTGCTAAAAACCACGGGTTTATCTTTATTTGAAATTCCACCCCTGTTTGCTACACACTAGTAGAGATGACATTTGCCAGCTTCCCAAATACTTGTCTGGCCATGAGTTCCCAGGAAAGCTGGTACCTGTATATGCCACCAACCACTTATATCTTAAAGATGTTCTGCTCTCTTTCCTGTTTATGGAGTATTTGATTGGAAGCAAGCAACAATCCCACATAACTAAGTGCTAGTCACCCACCTCGGTTAGCAAGCTGGCGTGCAAACACTTTGCCATTTGCAAAATccttcactctttttttttttttccaaaaaagaagatttatttaaaaaaaaaaaaaaatccaagaagtAGCATTCTCATAGAGCAACTAAAAAGAGCACAATTCATTGAAAAAGGTATGTGCTGCAAACTATTTGCCCATTTCTAGACACAACTGCACAAACAACACAGTGTACTACTGCCTCTTCAGTGAACTTACCAGATTGCACTGCCATGAGTTAGAGAAGATCAAGGCCCCAGGACTTAGTGCTCTCGGGTCATTTTGTGCACGGGCACAACTGCGTACTCACCTTTGTGCCTAAATGCAAAAGAGAGGCTGACTCCCTCATCAACGTGTTgcacttctctttctttacattttattccTAGGAGAGGCAACAGCCCCAAAACCTGGTCTTTGCTTTGtagtgaaaacattttgcagcgGCTTGGCTTTCCTTGGAAATGAGGCTCCCTTGAGGAGCAGCCGTGCAATAATACAGATAAGGGAGGTAAGGCGAGCAGCGGAGCTGGCAGGGTTTGTTTCCCAGGGTGGCAGGTTGCCTAAACGGTCACCTGCGGTGCAGGAGTGCCGGTGGGACGAGGCACGgccagggaaaagaaacagctcCTTAGGACCTTAGCTCTCCTACGGCAGCGTCTGCGGCTGCGTGCATCAGGTATTGTGGCCAAAACACGCGCGAGTGGCTTCAGGGACAGGAATGGGCATCTGCCCTACCCGGGAGGGCCACGGATAGATGGAGCAGGACTTTGCTGTGACCCCGGCAGCGGTGGGATCCCTGGTTCCCACGGCTCAGGACACTATGGCAGCAGGGAGATGCACGCGCTGCTGTGGATGCAGCAGAGGCACAGCCTCATGCTGGAGCATCACTCGCAAGGGATGCGGCGTAAGGCGCCCTGTGAGTTTTTGCTTGCTGTGCTTTGTGGTGTGCCGCTGAAAAATCATCTTCTGCGAACAGAGGAAGAGAGCAAggatttctgtttgtgtgttttcctcTCAAGAGGGAAAATACCCAGCAAAGCAgggaagtaaaaacaaacacatctgtGGTGCCTCGGCAGCCTGatctcaaaggaaaacaaacccagagGTTTTCTACTCCTCTCTAGGCTGTACAGTGGcctgcctgcatttttttttttctagtgaaacTACGCCTGATTTACACCAGTATTGCTGGGGAAAATAATCAGACCAAATCTTTTCACCAGCCGTAGCtagttaagaaaacagaaacaaactttGGATCAACAACAGCCTGAAGCGGCAGATAGGTCTTCCAACTTCCTCATCAACACTGTGACATGTCCGGGGCCAAAGCATGGGTTCAACCCATTCTGCACAGGAGGATCAGCCAGGAAAATTCACATCCAGACTTTCCACTGCTCCAAAACACTGTTTGGCCACCCTCTAGCATGctggttttaatgttttccaaaagcaagTTCTTTGCAATGATCTCTTCCAGCAAATGACACTTGAAAGCAAATATATCCAACATTCACAGGAGCTCACAGTCCCCATACCAGCCCCTTTCAACTGCTGTCCCTTCTTCTCAGCCTCTCTAAAGCCAGCTGCAATGGCTACCCCTTATGTCTCATCACAGGAGGTCCCTCAGCATCCATTTGGGTTACCCAGACCCCTCGCAGCTTCCCTCTTGATGCTTAAACCTATGCAGTGAACCTACTAATGGCTCCCTCTGAAGGTGACCTACATCTCTCGGTTCCTCACATTAAGGCAGAGAGCACTAAGTAGGgtttccagcagcagagaaattgGGTGACCTCTTTCTCCCCACTTAGGCTGCTAGTGACATACCCTGCCAGGCACAGGTTGGTGCTGCATATCGTTGCATTATCAAATGCATTTGTCATGGCAGTTGCTAGAAGACCCTGTGGAGATCATAAACAACAAGCTGGAGCTTCAGGCCTTTGACCAAATTGACGAGGAAATCAAACTCATCGGCTACTTCAAAGGAGAAGACTCTGAACGTAAGATGAATATGATCCTTGCGGGGCTTGGAGCCTggctgggggctctgggggCCGGGCATTTGTCCTTCTGCATGAATGTTAAGGGTGTTAGGGGTATATGGCAGGCTGTGACAGTGCCAAAGTGCCAAAGAGGATGAGGTGGGGTCGCAGGCAAGTTCTATGCATGAGCCCATTCCTACACCAACAGCGGTGACCCTTCTGCAAGGTGTTTGCTGGCAAGAGAAGGGGACGATAATCCCGGGGCACCTGAAGTAAAGTAAGTCTAAGCTCCCCCTCTTATGAGCAGTGAGCCCGAAAGGtcaaagaaagagggagggaggcaaagGGAAAGAGGGGGACACACATTAAATACTAACTTGGCAAACGTACAGCAGCAGTAAGCAGGACACCTTAGGGCAGCCCAGCAGAGGCACTGACCTGTTTCTCCTCGCTTTACCCCAAGACTGAGAAGAGGCAGGTCCCACCCCCTGAGGGATGTGCAACTCAAGGACCATTCCAGGCAAAACCATCAGCTTTCACAAGTCTGGAGAAACCCTCGCAGGAGACTCTCTCCGGCAAGCCCCAGCAGTCTCctctgccagcactgctctccGGGCGGTGCTGACAGTGTGCACCCCACGCTTGCAAGGCTTACCTTTAGCAAAAAGACAGGTATTCTTACCTGAACAAGACACGTATCACCAGGTCTGATGCACCGCAACAGccctcccacctctcccttcagcTTTCTCACCCGCTCAAAatgggctgcagggcagctcgggcagggctgtgccccTAATGCTGTTCAGTAAtaagtattttgaagaaaagtggGAAATACCTGTTGTAAAGAGCTCCCGCCAGGCTGAGAGCATCCTTCCTGACCCCAGCTGAGGACCTGATACCAGTAACAGTAAAAACGTACCTCGTTCCTGCCCCGTCCTCCCGCAGCAGGAGGAGCGTGCCTAATCACGCTTGGTGACTGTTTAGGCAATGGCAGCAATTATTAATGCTGGAACAACTCCATGTTATTTCCCAGGCTGAACTACTGCTTGTGCAAGAGGGCAGCTGTAAACACCCTTATCAACAGGCTGGAGTTTTAACCCTTGAACCTGCTTCACAGGGCTGCTGATTTCAGCCCCAGTTAAGCATGGCATGACGGGATCTGTAGTTTTTCCTGAGCACTGTGGGGCTGCACAACATGTGTCCTGTTCGCTCCACATGAAATGGTCCTTGTTTGTAAACCCTGGAAGGGTGGAAGAAACAGAGTGCCTTCATCTGATGTATTTTGCAAtgatttgtgtttgttcttcCCTGGTGCCTTCTGTGCTGATCAGAGCATGGCCAGCTGAATGTGAAATCTTTTCTCcattccccttttctccttccagatTACAAGGCATTTGAAGAAGCCGCCGAACACTTCCAGCCGTACATCAAGTTCTTTGCCACCTTCGACAAAGGGGTGAGCATCCATGGACCTCTGTGAGATCTCACAGACTCCACCACCTGTTTTCCAGAAGCTCTGCGTGTTCCCAGATTTAATATCTGGCTCCAGCTTCTCGTTTTCAGTGTCCCTGTAATTTGCGGTATTGGTGTCCGCATTTGGATTTGGCCCTGGTGCAAGATAAAAGGCCATTTCTGCAGCGGGGAGGCAGGTCCTGATCTGGGTTTGGAAACCAGCCCCATTAGGTTTGCAGGACTTTGGCTCTGGCCTTGTTCTGCCCCAGTGCTTGAGACCAGTAGTGTAGAGAGCAGCAGTGGTTTTTTAACCAAGGAAAGATCCATTCATATTTAGTTGGCCACCCCTAAGAGTGCATGCTCTGAGAGAGAGCAAGCACCTTGACCTCAGCGCTGCTACTGGGAGAGACTGGGCAGGCAGAGAGGCACGTCAGGCTCCCTCACCTCTGACCATCTGCACTGCAACAGGTTGCCAAGAAGCTAGGGCTGAAGATGAACGAGGTGGACTTCTATGAACCGTTTATGGATGAGCCTGTTCACATCCCCGACAAGCCTTACACAGAAGAGGAGCTGGTTGAATTTGTGAAGGAGCACAAAAGGTACGTAGCGTACAGGACAAGCCTGGCCGTGGGAAGCAGGTAAGTGTCTGTCATCGCAGGCTTGCCCCTCTAGGGCATCCCTCTCAGAAAAAATTAGGATGATGACCGCCTTTTGGTGATTTGCTGACTCAGGTTTGAGATTTTTGGCTGGTCTTTTCCTACTCCCAGAGGTGCAAGTATCCGTGCCGCAATCAGAGCCCACCACCATGGGGCTGTGACGACACagcttccctcctcttcctccctcgTCAGGCCACCCTCAAAGAGCAGGGAGGCTTGCAGGCAGCGGAGAGCAGAAACCTTGCCCTACTTGTCCATGCTTTTAATTTACGTCTGTACAGAAGACGATCTTCTCCAAGGCCTTTCAAGCCAAACTCAAATTCTGTCCAGTTCCCCAAAACAGCTTCACTAGTGGATATATCCCTCTCCTGATGTCAGATATGTCTGTAAGGCAGGCTCTGAGCTCAGACCAAGCTCGAAGGAACCGTAATGGACTAAAAGGCTCCTGCTGACCGCAGGCTCAGAGAGAAAGCCACTGCTGTTATGGCTGTGTTGGGCCTCATGTGGCGATGGTGCTGAGCACCTACAGTGTTTGATCGACTGAGCAGGAGCTGTGGATGCTCCATACTTTTTGCGATATCAGGTTTATTGCACAGTTGTTTAGGCACTCAGCTACCAACAGTCTGGAAGTGACCGGAAAGGCTGATCCTGTGTAAAAGCCCAGGGTTAAATATAAGGCCAGAACTACCTACGAGGTGCTGTATTTTTACACCcttaaaaatacagctcagTACAGTCGCACAGGCTATCTGCTGCTCCTGCAACTGCATTTCCCAGCAGATGTTCAAGGGACCAGAAAAGAGTTCAAGAAAATCAGAGCCATCAATATAGTTAGGGGACCCCAAATTGGGCTGAGCTGGAGGTTTGTGTTCACACACAGAGGGTTTAGAGACAGGATCATCTCTGGAATCCACAAGTCACCAGACTTTGAAACagatctctgctttttctgaaacGTGAAGGGGTCCTCTGTCTCCCATGTACTTGCAGGTCACTTTGCTGACCTCCTGGACTTCCTGACCTCAGTccttcccatcttttttttcccaagctctTTCTGTCAAGCAGCAGCATCAAGAGGCTGATTAAACACAGTCAGCTAAATGCTAGCCTAATAAGGCAAGCTCTCCACCAGCACAAATTGCAGTGGAAACCCCCCAAGTCTTACGTATTTCAAGATGCTATGTGGTGCTTGGTAGGAGCGAGGGAGTGGGCCATGTATTTTGCAAGTGCCAAGGctcagaaaggaattaaaaggaGTCTCATGAAATTGGATGCCTGAAATCCCAAAGCTGCCAAGGTGCTGCCATGGCAGGGGAAAAAGCCTGGGGTGACAGTGATATGTTCCCAGCTGAGTCTGTCGGAGCAGAAGTGCTTCTCCCTGCCTTGCCACCAGTCAAGGACCTAAAGCCAAAGGCTGGAAGTGGAATTAGACAGACGTGGAGATGATCAGGTCcgtagagaaaaacaaagcgACCTCAGCAGCTACCACGTGCTCATTCCCTGTAGACAACTTGGCAGGACCTTCTCCTCTGCAGGAAGGTGTAGAGGACCACtcgcctcctcttcctcctcctcacgcACCAGACTTTCTCACTTCACCCCGGCTGGCAGGCATGGGCTTAGGTGCAAATCCCCACTGCCACCTCTCCATCGCCCAGAAGGAGCCCCGGCACATCACTGGGGAAAGCTCGCGGTGCTCAGCAGTACCCAGGCTCTTCGGCATGCTTTAAACAGCCCTTCCAAAACATGCTCCCCGCTGCTGTTCTCTGTTATTGTGGTGTAGCGACATGGGGGCTGAATTCTGCTCCCTCTTACTCGCCCAAACCCCACTTACCCCGCTCCCGCATAAGGAAGTAACCAGAGTAAATCGTGAGTAACTCTGCAGCAATCAGTACATGTGGGTGTGATCAAATCCTTCCCACTGagtttcttttctccaagaGCTGCCCCCAGAAAATGGCTAGGGAAAGCGTCTTGAAAGCCAGGTACAAGTATGCATAAGTACATAATATGCATTCAACTGCTATAATCTCTACTTTCTGACAATCAGCAATGAGGAGACTTGCTGGGTCAAAAACTGTATCCCTGATTGTGTGCTTAGTGGCTATTTCTTCAATTTCTACAGTCATTTTTTACCTCATTTCTATTTTGATGCTGAAAGTCTCCAACTGTAATGAGTTCAGCGGCTGAATTATGCATTGCATCAAAAGAGCACTCCTATTTGTTCAGTTTATACCTGCTACCTAATAATTCTGCTGTGTGCCTACTAGCTCTTGTGTTAAGAGGAACAATGACTAGACATTccctctttcactttttttggtCACCATTCCTGATTTTTTAGACCCCCTGCCAAACCCCTCTTCAGTCACCCCTTTTACAAGATAAAGAGTTCTTATCTATTTAATCTCCACCAAACAGAGGTCATTCCATACCTTCGTTCACCACTGCCCTTTTCCCACGTCCCTTTTTCAGTAATTAGATATAATTTCTGTGATGGGATGACCAGAACCACACATACATTCACTGTGGAAGTGCACAGTGTAGTTGTCCATTGCCATAATATGTATGAAGTGTTTTACTCCTTAGTCATTTTCCAACTGTTTGTAaccttctttttgccttttgcctTTGGAGCTGATGCATTCTCAATTTGTGGCACCCGGGCCCCTTCCCTGAGAAGCAATAGTTAATTATAACTAATTTAGAACCCATTGTTGCACCTGTATAATCAGGGTTGTTCTTCTGCAAGTGCGTTACTTTCTATATGCCTATCTAACATGCAGACGCTCAAGTCTCACGAGATCCCTCTGTATCTCCTCATAGTCAGGCCTGTGCTGGTCATTGAAGAATTGgatatgaaaagcaaatgctgccATATTCCTATTTCCCATCTTTGTCAGATTATGTGAGAATATGTTATGCATATGATCATGCTAAAGCATAGGCTATGAATCTTAACTGGTTAATTCTTTCTGTCATGAAAACTGATCGTTCACCTCCACCCTTCATCTTCCAATGACATTAATCCACAGGAGGACCCCTCCTCTGATCTATCTGCATCTCGGTTCCTCTGAGAACCTTTAGTAAGGGACCTTGTCCAATGGTCCTCTGAAGGCAGCTCACCGCATTGCCCAGCGTACCTTCGCCCACTCGTTGGCTTGCTCTGGGAACTCCAGCAGATCCATGGCCGTGACTTTCCTCTTAAAGGCCACGCATCTCTTGTGCTATCGTGTCATATTCCTTCAAATGTCTGTTAACTTTACTTTTGCTGGTAGCATCGTGCCCATAAGGACGTCGCCCTTCCAGATCCGTGGCTCCTCAGGTCCTTTAGGAACCTCTAAGAAATGCTCCTTGTTTTCACTGCTGCGGTAGCGAGGCAAACTGAAGCGACATCTCATTGATGCCACCTGGTTCTGGCAACACGCTGCTAATCCCTTTATCAATCTGTTCTAGGACCTCGTCGATCGACACTTCTCTTGCAACAGCTCCCGGGGCTGGTCAGCCAGGGAGACCTGCTCTGCTGGAGGAGCCTCCGCGAACACCTGATGCCACAGCAAGCAGAGATGCAAAGGATTTCTTGTGCTTCTCTGCTGTGGCCTTGTGTTCCTTGGGTGTCCCTTTAACACCCCAATCACCTTTCAGCTTGCCAGGCTCTCTGACACGCTTCCTGCTATGGACATGTCTGAAAATAActactattcttttttttgtcctttataAACTACTTCTCCAAAAAATTTGCTTTGGCCAGTCTTACGGTTTAAATTTTCTTGCCAGTGGTTATTAGGATCTaaattttcttcccagaggTTATTCTGTCTTCATTGCTTCAGCAGAGTTTGGAAGGATTTTTGTGGTGTAATTACGCTGGGGtaaaaccaggagaaaaagggaacaaagCCCATTAGGAACGTCCCAGGGACTGGAAGACAGAAGTGAATGGGTCACCTCGCGCTCTCAGCACGGGCAGAACAATCTGCCATGTGTGGGACTAATTCACCAGCACATCCCAGCACAGAGAGGCGTCTCATCCTCCCAAGCACAAATAGCGGCTGCAATGACTCCAGTGGGGGCAAGGGCAGGGTTTTATCAccataaataaaagcacaagtTGACCTACTGTCCCCCCCGCTTGCATTCAAAACGCGGTGGCCAACGGCGCTGACTCCAGCCGCCAACCAAACGTGGCACGGTGACCTTTTCCGTGACGCTGGCAGCATCATGGGTGACGGTGCCGGCCGCGTCCTCAAAGAgtgtttctgtcttcctttcagGGCCACCTTGCGAAAACTGCGCCCAGAGGACATGTTTGAGACGTGGGTAAGCACGGGTGGGTGGGAAGCCTTGCATCCCCTGCTAGCTTCCAACAAGAAACGGCTGCTCAAGAGCTCCAGCCCTGGGCGAAACGTTATCTTTCCTGCCTTGCAAAGCCACTTTCCCTCctctgggaagaagggaaagccTTGGCTGCGATGCCCAGTGCCCGAGTTCAAACGATGTGCTCAAATGCTTTGCTCAACAGCTGACCTGGGTCCCGTTTGCTCCACGGAGAGAACGGGGAAAGCTAATCAAGCGTGCCAGGCGCGTGTTGAGCCTCTGGAGCGGCCGTGATATACCTACGGAGAGCATCCTTCCCGAGGATGCTCTGTCTCATCTAATGGGCATTGGTACTGGTGGTGGGGTGATTTCAGTGGTCTGCTCCTTGGGCGAGCTACAGAGATGGTACCGAAGAGATGATTCATGGAAATTGTACCAGGGCAGTTGTACAATTCAAAATTCAAGCAAGGGCAGGCAGTTCAGTTAATTACATAGATTACGGAGCAAATCGTGCACTGATTGCACTTCTCACGGTGTGAGCAAGCTGCAAGCCGGTGATTGTGAAGAACTAACCAGCGGTTTGGCACTGATGACACGCAGAGGATTCTCCTGGTCTGCAAgggtggggaagaagggaagggtgaaaacgaaagaaaaatcttgtatAACAAATTATCCCTTCACTGTGAATGAGTACAATGTTAATAGCCAGTCAGGGACCTTCAAGTGCCAGCtgaatgctgaaaaacaaagccGAACAGGTGCTTTACAGACACTAAGGAAGATGCAGTCTTTTCTCCATAAAGCTCAGCACATTTATAACAGCATTCTGTTGCCTCCTTGCTTGGCTGTGTAACATGAAATGCTGCGGGACTCCGAAGCACCAGAAACCTTGGGAGTCTTTAATGCAACAAGGAGAGAGGTAATAAAACTGAACTGGGAGTTATGAGTCACTTAGGCATGatagcttttcattttgttttaaaatacagactcTGTGTAGAAGATAGCTTCCTAGATCCACTGAAGTCCCTCGAAGTTTTTCCATGGGGATTCAGTGGGACACAAATTTCACATGCCGTGGTTTTGCTCTCATACTGAACATGTTCTAAAATAAGCTCAGGAAAATTGTGAATTTTCAGCAGCGGAATGTTTGCTTTACCAGCAGCCTGGGAATACAGAGCTTGCCTCCGCTATGAGCAGGGGACTTGTACCTGCAGGAGACAACGGGCTGGATTCTGATCTTGCTGCAAGTTCAGAACATCCTCAATGCCTTCACTGGAGTTACTCcagttttgtttgctgtctTGGAGGTCAGAATAGAGCTACATTTTGTAgctatatatataattatatattgcatatatatatattttttattttgctgtctgaCAATGCTGCTGGCAAATgtggagaaaaagcaacagtgTAGATTTTTCCAGCCGTGAGTGGCCTGAATCCCAAGTAAATCTGCCTAGAATGCCCCACTGAAAACGTATTCCCTGAAGACGCCAACAAAGGCCAAACAACCgctattgtttttaaagataatgtTTTCCACTTAatctttcagggtttttttttcctttcggTTTTTGATGGTGGCTTTGTCACCTCTGGgctcagaagggaaaagaaattagcATTTagatgggaatttttttttgcattaaaaccaATTGAAATGGAAACCGGGACCGGCAGCGGGCGAGGAAGGCGAAGCCGATCCGTGGGATAATTCAGAGATGACATTCATAGCAGACGGATGATGAACCGGCCGGCAGATCCATTGGCCTTTGCCAATATCATTACCCATTATTCATGTATCTCATGGAGAAAAGCAGTCCACCAGGCCATCATTTCTCTTCTCCGCTAATTGGAGCCCTGAAACGAGCCTCCCACTCAATTCCCCTCGCTGCTCACCGAGACCCTTGGCTAAAGGAGAGACCCTTCACCTCCCAAAAGGGGCCCAAGCGAGCCACCTCGCCTCTCATATTGTGGGGAAACCTCCTTTGCTGGCCCCAAAGGAGCATGTTTGGGGGCTGAGCATGGTGGCAGGTATTTGTTTCTCCGCAAACCATCCCCTGCCAGCTGCAAATTTATGAGGGTAGGCGGTCTCAGGCATGGAGGGTGAGCCTATATTCCCATGCTAGAGAGCCCTTGACCTTGTCTGCAGGCAAGGTTTTTGCCTCACACCATCAGAAGCTCCCTCGCCTTTGCCATCGTGGTGCCCACCTCATTTTTAGCTGAAGGGTTTCAGCAACCCTACCCAAACTACCCGCTCCAGCGCCTAATACCTCCACGACTCGGCCTCACCTCAGCTCCCATTTCTGGTGTCTCGGTGGAGCTCCCGACAAGCCTCCCTTTGCAATCATCCTGTTCGTTTGAAGACATCCCACCACTCCTTGTCTCCAGCAACCGCCCGGACTCGGTCCTCCCTCCCTGGCCCATCGGTAATAGTTTTGTTGTTTCCAGGAGGACGACATGGAGGGAATCCACATCGTGGCCTTCGCCGAAGAAGACGACCCAGGTAGGAGGCCGTTTTCCTCCTCGTATGACTCTCCATCACTCAAGAAAGTGTAGTTTCACATACTTTGTTTGCACTGGGGAGCCCCGCGCCCCGGCCGGGATGGggagccccagcctgctgggatggggagacGGGATGCTTCTGGGTGTTTACGCTAGCAGGTATGCTAGCCAGGATTCAAATTCTGGATATAAACGGATGgctggctgggaaaaaaaagtcatcccctccatcccagcaccaGGATTTGCTTCCTAACTCTGCGTCCATCTTGCTGTGTGGCTCCAGGGAAGTGCTGAGGGCTGGGTGTGTGATGGGCATGCGGGATACCCGTGGGCATCAGCTCCTGAAAAGCCGTGGCATGGGGTGCTTCTCAGTGCCATCAGCGTGCCGAAAGGCTTTGGCCTCTCGGGGGCTCAGTTCCTCCCTCACCGCAAGAAAATAGTGACATTGTTCCACTCCACGGAAGGATTACGAGACTTAATTCATGTGTAACTAATTTCAATACCCGGGGAGGATGCTGGAAATTAAAAGCCTTATTATCAGAAGAAAGAGCTGGGAGACAGCATTTTAATGAGAACTATAAACAACTTCTGTGTGCATAGTCGGGGGGGGAAGGGTGAGGGAAGTTGAAAACCCCACAAGCGAAAAGTGCCTGCATGTTTGCAGGAGAGAGCTGCAGCGGTTCATGTATCATTTCAGATGGTTTTGAGTTCCTGGAAATCCTGAAGCAGGTTGCCAGGGACAACACCGATAATCCCGACCTGAGCATTGTCTGGATTGACCCCGACGACTTTCCTCTGGTGAGTGGCAGGGGGCTCCTTGCCTTTCTTGGTTTAATTCACGGATGGggttggtgtgtgtgtgtatgcacaagCACAGGAATTGCCCCAGGGAATTTGGGACGGGGAAGGACGGGAAACTGGACCACGGGTGATCCCTGAGAGCTGCTCGTTCGGGTCTGTTTCCCATGAAGGTGGTATCTTGGGAACATCCCGAGATTCAGCACTTTCCTTTGCCATGCGTGGTGGCCCAAGCTCACGTtc contains these protein-coding regions:
- the CASQ2 gene encoding calsequestrin-2 — protein: MKATCWILAGFYLLFCCKAEEGLNFPTYDGKDRVIDLNEKNYKQALKKYDMLCLLFHEPVSSDKVSQKQFQMTEMVLELAAQVLEPRSIGFGMVDSKKDAKLAKKLGLVEEGSLYVFKEERLIEFDGELATDVLVEFLLDLLEDPVEIINNKLELQAFDQIDEEIKLIGYFKGEDSEHYKAFEEAAEHFQPYIKFFATFDKGVAKKLGLKMNEVDFYEPFMDEPVHIPDKPYTEEELVEFVKEHKRATLRKLRPEDMFETWEDDMEGIHIVAFAEEDDPDGFEFLEILKQVARDNTDNPDLSIVWIDPDDFPLLITYWEKTFKIDLFRPQIGVVNVTDADSIWMEIRDDDDLPTAEELEDWIEDVLSGKINTEDDDDDDDDDNDDDDDDDDDDDDDDDDDDDD